A window of Hordeum vulgare subsp. vulgare chromosome 5H, MorexV3_pseudomolecules_assembly, whole genome shotgun sequence genomic DNA:
CTAACAAAGGGGAAAAGGCCAATAGACTAGACTATTTGGTGCATGTGCATCGACCTGTCGTCGGTAAATTACAACATTTGCTTTTGAGAACTGTTGGTAAACTCCAACCAAGCGACTTTGTTCGTAGCGCCTGCTAATCTGGGCCGTGCCTCCCGGAACAAACAAACAACCCACCACTTTGTTCCCTACCGGCCAGTCGGCCCGTGTGTCTCGGGTCATCCAAAGGAGGAGACAATTTGGTCCACCTAGCCTGCAGCCACAACGTGATCCATGTACAATAGGCCACAGTCCTTGGGCCTACCGGTCTTAGGATATTCCCATCTAGTCCGAATTCGCAGATATTTGCCGTGACCCACATGGAAATACATGGACGAACCAAGAAACATATGAAGCCACCTCTCAAAATACATTTTTAGATGCAAGAAAAATCTGAAAAAAGTACCAACCCTATATTTTCATGTTTAATGCGTGCATAGAAAGTTTCATCGAATAAAAACCTtttttggcctgtgcaaaaatgaCAAAAAAATGTGTCAAGAAATGTTATTTATAAGCACGGAACTTGTCTTATTTTCGCGGTGGCCAAATGAAAAGACATTATTTCACCAAAAACTGTGCCATGCACATATTTTACAAGCATGTACGTGTGGATTTTTTTTCTGCATTTTTTACATTTAAAACACGTTTAAAATGCATTTTTCCAAAATCGAATCCATATGTATCTAGGCTTTGGTAGTGCCTACTCGTGTTGATCTCTACTACACTTGTAAAAGAACAGAAATTATCTTCTCTAAATGCACAATACTAAACTAAATCTAGCTGCTCACGTAAAAAGAACTCAAACTAACAACTAGCACTAAACTAATCTATTTTCTATGTGAACTTAGTAATTTATATTGACTCCCCATACTACAACacaaaggaaaataaaaccaTGCCCCACCGCATCCCGCCGCACCCACATACCAGATGCATACAGGGATGTTGTCACTCCCTCCACCTTCAACTAAATTTTACTCACCTCATCAAGATCGTATGTTTTCTTCTCGATTTCTATTAAGAAGATTCTTTCTCGTTGCTGACACGTTAGCTCAACTCGCTGCTATTGGGATAGTAGAATGAATCCTCTCGAGACTCATGTCTTTAAGCCCAGTGCTTGTTTTTGTAGTTTTGTTTATTCTCTTTCCATTTTTGAGTCAATGTTGGAAGGTTGAGTACGTGGGAAAATGTATCTAGTCAATAGAAAATGTTCTTTCACTACAAGAAACATGTTATCTTGTAATCCTTCATATTGGTCCCTTAATGGTAGTTGTTTTTTTATTTCTGATGTTTTTGTGACCAAAAACATTTGGTCAAAATCTGAGCATCGTTAATGAAACTTAACGACTTTTTTATGAAATGGTCGTAGACGGTTATGACCAAACTAAAAGGTGTTGATTCTACGGCTAACTGTTTTTCTCACTAACGGTCTGCCCAGAACATGTCAGATCGAACGTGGCAGTGCTCGCGTGGCAAAATTGTGACCAAATAAATTAGTCTTAGATAAGAATCAACTCGATCTAGTTTGAGGACTTTACATGGGCCAAGGCCAAGAATTCAGCCCATTTCTAATATATTTTCCTTGGCAATTTTGGTTAACTACATGGCCCGAGCCCCAATGTCTTTTCAATCATTGGGCCCTCAACTTTTTACAATATTTTAAaccatttttttagttttggaTCTCGTCCCAGTAGTCAGATGGGTCCCACTTGTCACAATCTCATGCATTGGTCCCACATGTTATAAATTTCAAAATTGCTCAAATTAATTTTGTAAGTGGGTACCACTAGAGAGGTTTCCAATTCACACATTTCCAAATCACATATATAATCAATGTttcaaaaagaacaaaaaaatgtAGTTCATTAAATAACATGAATTTGGTCTATTACAACCCGATTATGACTATATTTACAATATTACAATATATACAGTCATGCAGAACAAACAATTCTTTGTTGAATAGGGATACACAGCTTCAAACTTAAAAAAAGGCACGAAGCTCCTATAAAAGAGTGAACACAAAGGCTACTAGCATCACAGTAGCTATTATTTCTGGAGTACATTTGCAAAACCTCCAAGTTTAGTGTATAGACTATTGGAATATTGTATATTTAAAAAATcacagacatgcatatttatggaCCAAATATATGATAAGATTGCAAATGTGACATGCAACAAGTTTAGACATTTGCACCCACTCCTTGTCAAACCATGGCCGTTCATCTAATATaccatatttaatgtataattaacaaattggttgggtgtcaaaagttttTAATCCACCTCTCGTCAAAAAGACAAAAATTCCCGGATTCAACACAAAGTGTGTCAAATTTAAACTATAACCAcctcatagtttgctatttattcttttgtaaaaatcatttgtaggtatacaagtagtaatttcatcacataTCCAAGACTTTCATGAGATTCAACCCCTAACTACGAACGATCATGACCGATGTTTTTACCGCGTTTCGAAAGCGACACAAGAAGTTTAAAAAATATCAAATAAATTAAAAACCTTCGCACTGTGTCATTATATGTCACATAGTTTCCAGAAAAAACAACACACTTCAACTACGACAAATATCTTTAAAATAAGTcctcagaaatgagctatcatgtataAAGATTATTGGATTTGAAGACAAATGATTAATGTTATGGCCAAATTGATGGCATAGTTTTTTCATATCACATTATATTTCGCACAAGTATGCATCtttgaatggcaaacaatgttgccaaagagagttttcatttttttaaaaatcatttttcatttttctagtGTGCAAAATGATTTTTCTATGAAAAACCTAGCAAATATTTGTTGAAGCGGACTATATCAATTTTAGAAAATATTACATCATATTTATGTACAACTGACAAATTTGTTGGGTGTCAAAAATCTTTTGTTCCATATCTCatcaaaaagacaaaaaaatgCCAATTCAACACGAAAgttggtcaaatttgaactataactgcctcatagttttctctttattttttctaaaaataattTTTAGGTATGCAAGTAGTCATTTCATCAGAGATCCACCAAGACTTTGAGATTCAACCCTAGCTACGAACGGTCATAATCGTCGTTTTGAGCTCATCTTCAAAGCGACATAAAAATTGAAACAAATTCAAATAGTTTCATGTTATATGATCTAGTTTCCAGGAAAATGACAAACTTGGACTACATCACATATCTTTAAACTGTGTTCTGAGAAATGATCTATCATGTACGAAAATTATTTGATTTCAAGACAAATGACCAATGTTATGTCCAAATTcacggcatagtttgttcaaattacCTTAGATCTTGCACAATCCTGCATCTTGGAATGAAAATCAATGTTACCAAAgagagtatttgttttctttgcaAGAAAAAATAATTTATCATTTTTCGAGTGTGTAAAATGAGTTTATTTGTGATGTAGGTAGAATTAATTGTTGCAAAATTAGACTGTatcaaatttaaaaaatattagaTTATATTTAATGTGCAATTGACCAATTGGTTGGGAGTCAAAATCTTTTGATCCACCTCTTGTGCAAAATACAAATTTTCACCGATTCAGGaggaaagcgggtcaaatttgaattataGCTACCTCATagtttactttttatttttttccaaaaattatTTTGAGGTACACAAGTAGTCATGTCATCGGAGCTCTACCATGACTTTCACGAGATTCAACCCTAACCGTGAACTGTCATGCCTGCCGTTTCAAGCGCATTTTGAAACCGGCATCGTTTTTCAAAAATATTAAACCATATTTAATCTACAAATAACCAAATGGTTGGTTTGTGAAAAGCTTTCCATCCATCTCCCTGTCAATCTGCACCGTCGAGTGGTCGGCACATTGCATGAGCGCGCGGACACGCAGATCACAGGAGACAGGAGGCATCGCGACCGAACGGTGACGCGCCTCCAGACCCAATGCCGGCAGGACAGCACCAAAGCCGCCGTGCGCCCGTGCCGTCACCGTCGACCCCACGTCCACGCACGAATAATGGCCATTTGAGTACCATTTGACCGCCCAGCCATGCAAGCGCAACGCCAAACGGGGCGCCAACTTTCCCCAGGAATCGGTTCGAGCCAGCGGTTCCTTGACCTCTCGCGCCCCGTACCCCGAAGTACTATTTCTACTCCGGCCCCCGGCAACCGGCGGCAGCACCGATCACGATCAGTCCACGTCGGCCGGTGAGCTAAAGAGCAAGCTTTCCCGGCTAACCAGTAACCAGTCAGCAGGAACGAATTACGCTGATCATGCGGGCGTTTGACCGTGGAAGGGCCAGAGAGATATACAATCTTATCCTGCGCCCTGGGTGTGGGTGGTGTGGTGCTCGATCGACTAGGCAATTCCTCTTTTTACGCTTTGCTTTGCCAATTGGCATGCATGACTTTCGACCCCGTTGGTCAGTTCTAACCACACATGATTGCCGATTGACATCTGCAGATAACCAATGGGGGGAAAGGAGGTTAAAAGAAAACGTGATCGGCGATCCAGTTAATTAAAAGCCAAAGGGCAAAGGTGGCAGCTGGGGGAAGGGTGTCCCAGCTCGCGCGTAGTGGCCATCCCCAACTCCAGCGGCCGGCGGCCGTCCGCCCGTCCATGCATGGCGTTGGGATGGGGCCGCCACTAGCTAGGGCAAGACCACTTGTCTCATCGCATCGAGCCTGTGAGTGACGGTTTTAGGCCAGCGCCTGATCGCATCGGAGCGGAGCACGTGTTGCCGGCCAATTTGCGCCGTGCCGTGTGCGACGTACGCCGGCCGGCCAATCCTCCCCGTCAAGCGCTCTTTGTTTAGTTTCCAGTGGCCATGGCTCTGTGTTCACCAATGAACTACTCCTAGCAAAGaagcatgcatgcacgcatgcattgAACCAAGACGGTTTCTCTATGTGAACACCGTGGACTATAGAAGGAGCTAAGTATAACTTGGTGACCAACCGTACCTTGGTCCTTGGGATTGATCCCAAGCTACTCCTGGCAGGCAGGGAGGCAGGCAGGCATGTGCATGAGTACGGCGCCTATGTTTATCCGGATCTCTGGGTTTTGGTTTGACACAGGTACCTGACGTGGCGGACCACCCTACACATGGGTCTGGTGACTCTGGTCGGTCTCACTCTCACTCTCACCCTCACCTCATCACGTTGCTCCTACTCTATGCTACGTGGGCGCCACGCGCAAGGCAACTTTACTTCCTCTCAACTTGTTCCCCTTTGATCATATTCATGAGCGTTTTGTTTGTTTTCTGCTCCTGCTTTTGGCCGTGGAATCTCTCTCGTGCCCCCCTCTTTCACACGACAGCATATGATCATTTCCACGTACGATAGATCGGTTCACTACGCTTAAGATGCATGGCTGCATCATGGACTGTGACTACGAGCAATAGTAAAACTAAAAATTGTACTGTCTGCATGCATCTCCACTGGAAGTTGCAGCATTATTGAGTCTACCAATGATAATAAGAAAAGAAAGACCAGAAGTGGCACAGGTTAATTAGTCCAGACCGGTCGCACCTAATGTGGAAGGTGACATGTGcccagttgtagcaaaaaaagAGGGCATCAAGAGACAGCGAGAATGTGGCTTGCAATGAAaacatgccatgccatgccatgccaccagaattatTTTCAAGGTTGGAGAATGGCTCATTTGATAGTGATACTCCCACTTAGCACGAGCTTCGTTTTGAATCATGTCTCTACCTAATTAAGCCACTTGAAGACTTGGAGTCTGAGCCAATCCCAGACCCTATAAAAACGCAGCACCCAGCACCCAACtcttccctcctcctccctccccagCTCCCACTCTGCTCTCATCTCATCCTCTTCCACAGAGAACCGACGAGGAAAATGCCGCGCCACCTGCTGCAGCAGTCCGTCGACCGCCTCGCCGCGCTGGCCGCGCCTCCGGCGGCCGCCATGGCTGGCGGCGGGACGAGCGTGCACACGGACACGCTGCTCATCCTGGCGTCGGTACTCTGCTTCCTGCTCTGCGTGGTCGGGCTGGCCATGGTGGCCCGCTGCTCCCGGCTGTGCAACCCCTCCGCCTTCTCCGTCGACGCGCCGGGGGCAGCCGCGGCGCCGTGCAAGGGGATCAAGAAGAAGGCGCTGCAGTCGCTGCCCACCGTGTCGTGGCGGCCGGAGcagaggaaggaggtggacgaggaggagggggagcggCCGGAGTGCGCCATCTGCCTGGCGGAGTTTGCGCCCGGCGACGAGGTGCGCGTGCTCCCGACCTGCGGCCACGGCTTCCACGCCGCCTGCGTCGACGTGTGGCTACTGTCCAACTCCACCtgcccctcctgccgccgcgcC
This region includes:
- the LOC123451909 gene encoding probable E3 ubiquitin-protein ligase ATL44 — protein: MPRHLLQQSVDRLAALAAPPAAAMAGGGTSVHTDTLLILASVLCFLLCVVGLAMVARCSRLCNPSAFSVDAPGAAAAPCKGIKKKALQSLPTVSWRPEQRKEVDEEEGERPECAICLAEFAPGDEVRVLPTCGHGFHAACVDVWLLSNSTCPSCRRALVVAAAQSPAATESPPPQTCCERAVAVAAAQASVAGRCRSSAQ